Proteins encoded in a region of the Moritella marina ATCC 15381 genome:
- the uup gene encoding ATP-binding cassette ATPase Uup, with protein sequence MAVITLQNACLAFGDLPLLNHADAVFERKERVCLVGRNGAGKSTMMKVIGGEIQLDDGVLRIEQDAVVSRLEQDPPKVSGVTIFDFVAGGLADIGQVLKDYHHQAILVGEDYSEKALNKLMRLQEELDNRNGWEFEQNIEQVLTRLDLDADMLLDDLSGGWLRRAALARALASKPDLLLLDEPTNHLDIESILWLEEFLKDFAGTIIFVSHDRSFIRSMATRIIDIDRGNLMSFPGNYDEYLVGKEEALRVEDEQNALFDKRLAQEEVWIRQGVKARRTRNEGRVKALKEMRNERSERLSVQGKAKISVDETSRSGKRIFEGENVDYGFENKQIVKDFTFNIMRGDKIAFVGPNGCGKSTLIKLLLEELQPQAGIIKCGTKLEVSYFDQHRTELDLEKTVIDNLADGKQEVVVNGKPRHALGYLQDFLFHPQRARTPVKVLSGGERNRLLLAKLFLKPSNLLIMDEPTNDLDIETLELLEELLANYQGTLLLVSHDRNFIDNTVTSCWMFDGKGHITNFVGGYHDAKNQEANTQSMSAKPKAKPVVEAPVKQAKPAKTAKAKKLPYNMQVELEKLPAKMEQLEELVETLQAEINQPEFFNKPESETKAMLENLASKEQELETAFARWEELEEMKG encoded by the coding sequence GTGGCTGTTATCACGTTACAAAATGCTTGTCTTGCCTTTGGCGACCTACCGTTATTAAACCATGCAGATGCTGTATTCGAACGCAAAGAACGCGTATGTCTTGTGGGTCGTAATGGTGCTGGTAAATCAACAATGATGAAAGTTATTGGCGGCGAAATCCAACTTGATGATGGCGTATTACGAATTGAACAAGATGCTGTTGTATCTCGTTTAGAGCAAGATCCACCAAAAGTAAGTGGCGTTACAATCTTTGATTTTGTTGCGGGCGGTCTTGCTGACATCGGTCAAGTATTAAAAGATTACCATCACCAAGCTATTCTTGTTGGTGAAGATTACAGTGAAAAAGCATTAAACAAATTAATGCGTCTACAAGAAGAACTTGATAACCGAAACGGCTGGGAGTTTGAGCAAAACATCGAGCAAGTACTAACGCGCCTAGATTTAGACGCTGACATGTTACTTGATGATTTATCGGGTGGTTGGTTACGTCGCGCTGCATTAGCACGTGCACTTGCAAGCAAGCCTGATCTACTATTACTTGACGAACCAACGAACCACTTGGATATCGAATCTATCCTTTGGTTAGAAGAGTTCTTAAAAGACTTCGCTGGTACCATCATTTTCGTAAGCCATGATAGAAGTTTCATTCGCTCTATGGCAACACGCATCATTGATATTGACCGTGGTAACCTAATGTCTTTCCCTGGTAACTATGATGAATACCTAGTAGGTAAAGAAGAAGCACTACGTGTAGAAGACGAGCAGAATGCATTATTCGACAAACGTTTAGCACAAGAAGAAGTGTGGATCCGTCAAGGCGTTAAAGCCCGTCGTACACGTAATGAAGGCCGCGTTAAAGCCCTTAAAGAAATGCGTAATGAACGTAGCGAACGTCTAAGCGTACAAGGTAAAGCTAAAATCTCAGTCGATGAGACTTCACGCTCAGGTAAACGTATCTTTGAAGGCGAAAACGTTGATTACGGTTTCGAGAATAAGCAAATCGTTAAAGATTTTACGTTTAACATCATGCGTGGCGATAAAATTGCATTCGTTGGTCCAAACGGTTGTGGTAAGAGTACATTAATTAAGTTATTACTTGAAGAATTGCAACCACAAGCAGGTATCATCAAATGCGGTACTAAGTTAGAAGTGTCTTACTTCGATCAACATCGTACTGAATTAGATCTTGAAAAAACAGTAATCGATAACCTTGCTGACGGTAAACAAGAAGTTGTTGTTAATGGTAAGCCACGTCATGCACTTGGCTATTTACAAGACTTCTTATTCCACCCTCAACGTGCTCGTACACCAGTAAAAGTTTTGTCTGGTGGTGAACGTAACCGCCTATTATTAGCTAAATTGTTTCTAAAACCATCTAATCTTTTGATTATGGATGAACCAACAAATGATTTAGATATCGAAACATTGGAACTTTTAGAAGAATTACTTGCCAATTACCAAGGTACGTTATTATTAGTAAGTCATGATCGTAATTTCATCGATAACACGGTAACGAGTTGCTGGATGTTTGATGGCAAAGGTCACATCACTAACTTTGTTGGTGGTTACCACGATGCTAAGAATCAAGAAGCTAATACACAATCTATGTCAGCGAAGCCGAAGGCTAAACCTGTTGTAGAGGCACCTGTTAAACAAGCGAAACCAGCTAAGACTGCTAAGGCAAAAAAACTGCCTTACAATATGCAAGTTGAACTTGAAAAATTGCCTGCAAAAATGGAACAACTAGAAGAACTAGTTGAAACCTTGCAAGCTGAAATTAATCAACCTGAATTCTTTAACAAGCCTGAAAGTGAAACGAAAGCAATGTTGGAAAATCTTGCGAGTAAAGAGCAAGAACTAGAAACTGCATTCGCTCGCTGGGAAGAGCTAGAAGAAATGAAAGGCTAA
- the rlmKL gene encoding bifunctional 23S rRNA (guanine(2069)-N(7))-methyltransferase RlmK/23S rRNA (guanine(2445)-N(2))-methyltransferase RlmL, translating into MTKLNTYFASSPKGLELLLKEELIELGAQDCRETMAGVAFKSTQLTAYKICLWSRLASRVTLQLKTFKIFDVLDLYLAVSGMHWEKIFDLDKTFAVSCSGTNDSIRDTQFGALKVKDGIVDRFTKSMSDRPNVAKNDPDVRIHLHIRREEATLSLDLCGNGLHQRGYRQGTGAAPLKENLAAAIIKRSGYTDGLLVDPMCGSATLLIEAALMALKVPAGILRTRYCFQQLNDFDQSGWEELVAQAKYQARKNIANTDLKVYGFDKSWRVLDQAKANVRAAGLEHVIELEAGDAKNLVNDFTSEGTLICNPPYGERMGEQPELIVLHQVLGERLKSEFSGWNVAFFSSNPDLLSRLGMRANKQYKLFNGGLECFLKLYQISSVARQVKAHVETQMSPGFAEEFRNRLKKNIKLLSKWAKKENINCYRLYDADLPNYNAAIDLYDDWIVVQEYQAPKDVPEQKAKQRIMDIVAVTLDVTGIDPNKLVLKVRQKQKGSNQYEKLQQVKSVFTVSEYGAQFEVNMKDYLDTGLFIDHRLTRQMLGKMSAGKRFLNLFSYTGSASVHAILGGAESSVTVDMSNTYLDWAKRNFELNNISMRKHEVVQADCLSWLARCEDKFDLIFIDPPTFSNSKRMEDSFDVERDHIQLFTWLENILSARGEIVFSNNKRNFKLDTEALEKLGLKAKNITEQNRSKDFARNKNINNCWLVTRVG; encoded by the coding sequence TTGACTAAACTCAACACTTATTTTGCTTCTTCCCCTAAGGGTTTAGAACTTCTACTTAAAGAAGAGCTAATTGAACTTGGCGCACAAGACTGCCGTGAAACAATGGCTGGTGTCGCATTTAAATCTACTCAATTAACAGCGTATAAAATTTGTCTGTGGAGCCGCTTAGCATCTCGAGTGACCTTGCAATTAAAAACATTCAAAATTTTCGATGTGTTAGACCTTTACCTTGCGGTAAGTGGCATGCATTGGGAAAAGATCTTTGATCTTGATAAAACGTTTGCTGTTTCTTGTTCTGGTACAAACGACAGCATTCGTGATACTCAGTTTGGTGCATTGAAAGTGAAGGATGGTATTGTTGACCGTTTCACTAAAAGCATGAGCGACCGTCCAAACGTAGCGAAAAACGACCCTGATGTCCGAATTCACCTGCATATTCGTCGTGAAGAAGCGACACTGTCTCTTGATTTATGTGGTAATGGTTTACACCAGCGTGGTTACCGTCAAGGTACGGGCGCTGCACCACTTAAAGAAAACTTAGCAGCGGCAATCATTAAACGTAGTGGCTACACTGACGGTTTATTAGTTGATCCTATGTGTGGCTCTGCAACACTGCTTATCGAAGCTGCATTAATGGCGCTTAAAGTACCAGCGGGTATTTTACGTACACGTTACTGTTTCCAACAGCTGAATGATTTCGATCAATCTGGTTGGGAAGAATTGGTTGCACAAGCAAAATATCAAGCGCGTAAGAATATTGCGAATACCGATCTGAAAGTATATGGTTTTGATAAAAGCTGGCGTGTACTTGACCAAGCTAAAGCCAATGTGCGTGCAGCGGGTCTGGAACATGTGATTGAATTAGAAGCCGGTGACGCTAAAAATCTAGTGAACGATTTTACCAGTGAAGGTACATTAATTTGTAACCCTCCGTATGGTGAACGTATGGGTGAACAGCCTGAATTAATCGTATTACACCAAGTATTAGGTGAGCGATTAAAGAGTGAGTTCTCTGGCTGGAATGTCGCGTTCTTCTCATCAAATCCTGACTTACTCTCACGTTTAGGCATGCGTGCTAATAAGCAATATAAATTGTTTAATGGTGGCCTTGAGTGTTTCCTTAAACTTTATCAAATTTCATCAGTTGCACGTCAAGTTAAAGCACACGTTGAAACACAGATGAGCCCTGGTTTTGCCGAGGAATTTCGTAACCGTTTGAAGAAAAATATCAAATTGTTATCAAAATGGGCGAAAAAAGAAAACATTAACTGCTACCGTTTATATGACGCAGATTTACCTAACTACAATGCTGCAATCGATTTGTATGACGATTGGATTGTGGTACAAGAATACCAAGCGCCAAAAGATGTGCCAGAGCAAAAAGCCAAGCAACGTATCATGGACATTGTAGCTGTTACGCTTGATGTAACCGGCATCGATCCTAACAAATTAGTATTGAAAGTACGTCAAAAACAGAAAGGCAGTAATCAATACGAAAAACTACAACAAGTTAAGTCAGTATTCACTGTTAGTGAATATGGCGCTCAATTTGAAGTGAACATGAAAGACTATTTAGACACAGGTCTGTTCATTGATCACCGTTTAACGCGTCAAATGCTCGGAAAGATGAGTGCTGGTAAGCGTTTCTTAAACCTATTCTCATATACAGGTAGTGCAAGTGTTCATGCAATTCTAGGTGGTGCTGAATCATCTGTTACTGTAGATATGTCAAATACTTACCTTGACTGGGCTAAGCGTAACTTTGAATTAAACAACATCAGTATGCGTAAACATGAAGTCGTGCAAGCAGATTGCTTATCATGGTTAGCACGTTGTGAAGACAAGTTTGATCTTATCTTTATTGATCCGCCAACATTCTCAAACTCAAAGCGTATGGAAGATAGCTTTGATGTTGAACGTGATCACATACAATTGTTCACTTGGTTAGAAAATATTCTTTCTGCACGTGGTGAAATAGTATTCTCTAATAACAAGCGTAACTTTAAATTAGATACTGAAGCGTTAGAGAAACTAGGCTTAAAAGCTAAAAATATTACGGAACAAAATCGTTCTAAAGATTTCGCTCGTAATAAGAACATCAATAACTGCTGGCTTGTGACACGAGTGGGATAA
- a CDS encoding glutaredoxin family protein has translation MTKFAFYTTEGCHLCEQAWELVIALGLASEMTRIEIIHDEADIARYGIRIPVIRDCEAEKDIGWPFDVTELANFINQD, from the coding sequence ATGACTAAATTCGCGTTCTACACAACTGAAGGTTGTCATTTATGTGAACAGGCTTGGGAGCTTGTTATTGCTCTAGGCTTAGCAAGCGAGATGACTCGAATTGAGATCATTCACGACGAGGCTGATATTGCCCGTTATGGTATTCGAATTCCCGTGATTAGGGATTGTGAGGCTGAGAAGGATATTGGCTGGCCTTTTGATGTGACTGAATTAGCTAATTTTATCAATCAAGATTGA